GATAGTAGAGGTGGAAGCCCGGGAAGGACGGGCACCACGGCGCGAGCAGCCGCACCAGCCGGCCGTCGGCGAGGTCGTCGGCGACGTAGCCCTCGAAGAGGAGGGCGATCCCGAGCCCGTCGAGGGCGGCGAGCCGGATCAGGTCCTGGTCGCCGAGGATCAGCGGACCGTCGACCGCGACGGGCGCCGGAATCCCGTCGCGCTCCAGCTCCCAGTGGAACAGGCTCCCGCCGGGAAAGCGCTGGCGCAGGCAGGCATGGCCCGACAGGTCGCCCGGTTCGTCCGGCGTGCCCCGTCGCGCCAGGTAGGCGGGCGCCGCGACGACGGCGAAGCGCTGCGGCCCGCTCAACGGCAGAGCCACCATGTCGAGGGCGAGGCGCTCGCCGAAGCGCACCCCGGCATCGTAGCCCTCGCCGACGATGTCGGTGAGCGCGTCGTCGCTCGCCACCTCGACGCGGACCTCCGGATGGAGGGTGAGGAAGCGGGCGATGAGCGGCATCAGCACCAGCCGGCAGGCGCTGCGCGGCGCGTTGAGCCGCAGGGTGCCGGCGGGCCGCGCGGCGGCGGCGGAGGCCGCCGCCATCGCGCCGGCGATGTCGTCGAGGGCGGGGGCGAGCCGTGCCAGCAGGGCGGCGCCGGCCTCGGTCGGGGCGACGCTGCGGGTGGTGCGGTTGAGGAGCCGCACGCCCATGCGCTCCTCCAGCCCGCGCAGGGCGTGGCTGAGCGCCGAGGGCGACAGGCCGAGCGCGGCCGCCGCGCGCCGGAAGCTGCGGTGGCGGGCCACCGCCGCGAAGGCCGCGAGGTCGGGAAGGTCGTCGCGGACCATTGGTGAGCCTGGTTCATCGGTTCATGCGGAGCGGCGCAGCTTATCCGGCGAGGGCCGGAACGCCAGATCCGGGTCGTACGCGAACAAGGAGTGCTTCCGATGCAGCGACGTTCCCTCGGCCGCTCCGGCCTCACCGTCTCCGCCCCCGGCCTCGGCTGCATGGGATTCTCGGAATTCTACGGTCCGACCGACGCGGCGGCGGCGCCCGCCGCCCTCGAGGCCGCCCTGGCGCTGGGCTACGACTTCCTCGACACCGCCGACCTTTACGGCCACGGCCGCAACGAGGAATTGCTCGGCCGCGTGCTGAAGGGCCGGCGCGATCGCGTCGTGCTGGCGACGAAGTTCGGCATCGTGCGCCGGGAGGGGTCGAGCGAGCGTCGGATCGACAACAGCCCGGCCTACCTCGCCGCCGCCTGCGAAGCCTCCCTGCGCCGCCTCGGCGTCGAGACGATCGACCTCTATTACTGCCACCGCCGCGACCCGTCGGTGCCGATCCCCGAGATGGTCGGCGCCATGGCGCGCCTCGTCGAGGCCGGCAAGGTGCGGGCGCTCGGCCTGTCGGAGGTCTCGCCCGAGACCCTGCGGGCCGCCCACGCGGTCCACCCGATCGCCGCGGTGCAGACCGAGTATTCCCTGTGGAGCCGGGAGCCCGAGCAGGGTCTTCTGGCGGCCTGCCGCGAGCTCGGGGTCGCCCTCGTCGCCTATTCGCCCCTCGGCCGCGGCTTCCTCACCGGGGCGCTCGACGTCGATACCCTCGCCCCGGACGACTTTCGCCGCGGCAACCCGCGCTTCCAGGGCGAGGCGCTGGCGCAGAACCGCCGGCTCGCGGAGGCACTGGGCGCGTTCGCCTGCGAGCGCGGCGCCACCTCCGGCCAGGTGGCCCTGGCCTGGCTGATGGCCCGCAGCCCCGACGTGATCCCGATCCCGGGCACCCGCCGGCCCGAGCGCCTGGCCGAGAACGCGGCCGCCGCCGACCTCGCCCTCTCGGCCTCGGACATCGCCGCCCTCGACGCGCTGTTCGCCCCGGGCGCGGCGGCCGGCGCACGCTACGCCCCGGGCGGGATGGCGGGCATCGAGAGCGCGGCCGGGTAGCGCGCCGTCGAGGGGAGGCCGCCTCGCCCGCGGCGGGCGGAGCCGGGCCGCGCGAGCGTCGTCGCTCAGAGCACCTTTCGGACGGGAGGAATACGGCGGAGCGCCCAGGCGCCCGCCCAGCTCGCCGCGAACGCGACGACGAACACGACCGCGCCCTTGAGGGGAGCGCCGAGCGGCAGGCCCAGGAGCGCGGCTTGAGCCCAGGTCACGGCCGGGTAATGCAGCAGGTAGATGGCGAAGGCGTTCGCCGACAGGCTGTCCCAGGCGGCGGAACGTCTTCCGCCGAAGCGGAGGAACAGAGCCGGGAGCGCGAGGGCGGCGGCGGCGCAGAACACCGTCCGCGCCGCGCCCGCCAGGGCGAGCGCCTCCCGCGCCGGCAGCCGGCTCCCGATCGCCGCCGCGGCGACGAGGGCGGCTCCCGCGGCAAGGGCGAGGAGGCCCCACGGGCGCCAGCGCGCGGCGAGCGCCCGGCCGACATCCAGGAGTGCCGGCCTCCCGCCCCGTCCGAGCGCGACGCCGGTGGCGAAATAGGCCGCGTAGAGCCCGATGCGGCTGGCCTGGATCGCCAGCGGCCCGATCCCGACCCAGCGCGCCGGGCCGACCGCGAGGAGGAGGGGCAGGTAGGCGAGGCCGGAGAGACCGACGAGCAGGAGGAAGCCCCGGCCCGGCGCGCGGGCCCGCCCCGGCCGGTCGCGGGTTCTCAGGACGAACAGGACGGCGGCGGCCGCGTCGAACGCCAGGAGGACGCCGATGAACCAGGGCGGCCCGCTCGGCCAGGGCCCGGTCGTCACCGTCCGGACCCAGAATGCCGCGAAGCCGGGCCGGCCCCCGGCCTGCAGGTACGAGGGGTAGTAGGCGAGCGGCATCAGGGTCGTCACGGCGACGGCGAAGGGCAGGCCGAGGCGCCGCGCCCGGCCGCGCAGGTAGGCGCCGGCCCCCTTCCGCTCGAGCCCGTCCCGGACGAACAGGCCCGACAGCCCGAACAGCAGCGGCATGAAGAAGGCATCGTCGAGCAGCACGAGCCTGTCGAAGCCGCCCCAGCGTTGCGGATCGACGATCGGTGCCGTCGACAGGGCGTAGTGAGCGCGGTCGACATGCCCGAAGCTGCAGTAGGCGAGGACGGCGTGGTGCAGGACGACGAGGCCGACGAGGGCGCCCCGCAGCCGGTCGAGGGCCGTGAGGCGCTCCTCCGGCGCGGCGGGCGGAGTCGGCGGCGCGGGTGGGGTGCGGCGGAGGAAGGGAAGCATCGCGGACCCTGCGGCAGGGACGGATCCGTTCTACGCGGCCCGGGTGCGTCGCTCCATGGCCGAGCTGCTGCGCGGCCCGGAAAAGCGGCCGCCAATAAGCCGTAGCCGCCGAGGCGAATGGATCAGGCTCTTACAAATTTAATGAATATCTCGATCTCATATTAAAACCACAACCCCCTTGTGTGTTCGAGCTGAGAATCAGCATCGTCACGCAGCGGCACCAGTAATGATTGTTCAATCACTCCGCCGCACACTGTGAATCCGCGCCGCAGCCGTCACGGGGTGCCATGTATCGTGCGTTCGTCTGTCTGACTGCCGAGCATACGGTCTGGGCCGTTCCGCTGGCGGCTCTGGTCGCGTGGTTCTCCTGCCTTACGGCCCTGCAGCTCTTCGGGCAGGCACGTGCCGCGCGCGGCGGACGCTCGCTCGGCTGGCTCCTCGGCGCGGCCTTCTCGGCCGGGGCCGGAACCTGGAGCACGCACTTCATCGCCATGCTGGGCTACGATCCGGGGGTGGGCGTCGGCTACGATCCGGCGGCGACCCTCGCCTCGCTCCTCGTCGGCGTAGCCGGCGCGCTCGCGGCCCTGGGCCTTCTGCGCCGGGCCCGTGGCACCTCCGGCCGCCTCGCCGCGGGCCTCCTCCTGAGCCTCGGCGTCGCCGCCATGCACGCCACCGGCATGCAGGGCGTACACGTGCCGGGCACCTTCGTCTGGCATCCGAACCTCGCCGTCGCGGCCCTGGTGGTGGGGGCCGCCCTGTCCTGCGCCGCGCTCGTGGTGTTCCGGCGCCGGGGCGAGCGCCGCAGCCTGATCCCCGCGGCGACCCTGCTGGCCGGCGGGATCGTGCTGCTGCACCTCCTCGCCATGGCGGCCGCGGAGGTCGTGCCCGATCCCCGCGCGGGGGACGGGGCCGACAGCCTGCCGCGGGCCGTGCTCGCCGCCGGCATCGCCGCCGTCACCCTCGCGGTGCTCGCCTGCTCGGCCCTGGCGCTGGTCGCCGATCGCCTGCGGCGGATGAACGGCGTGCTGAGCGGGCAGAAGGCGGCCCTGCTCGCCAGCGAGGAACGCATGCGGGCACTCACCGACGCTCTCCCGCAGATGGTCTGGGTCGTCAGGGACGACGGCACGACCCTCTACTCCAATCGGCCGTTCCGGGCGTTCTTCGGCGCGCGCGCCGCCGCTTACGCGCTGTGCATCGAGCTCCAGCACCCCGACGACCGCGACAAGGCCGC
This is a stretch of genomic DNA from Methylobacterium sp. 17Sr1-1. It encodes these proteins:
- a CDS encoding LysR family transcriptional regulator, with the protein product MVRDDLPDLAAFAAVARHRSFRRAAAALGLSPSALSHALRGLEERMGVRLLNRTTRSVAPTEAGAALLARLAPALDDIAGAMAAASAAAARPAGTLRLNAPRSACRLVLMPLIARFLTLHPEVRVEVASDDALTDIVGEGYDAGVRFGERLALDMVALPLSGPQRFAVVAAPAYLARRGTPDEPGDLSGHACLRQRFPGGSLFHWELERDGIPAPVAVDGPLILGDQDLIRLAALDGLGIALLFEGYVADDLADGRLVRLLAPWCPSFPGFHLYYPGRRQVPAALRAFLDVVREAGRRVPPACP
- a CDS encoding aldo/keto reductase gives rise to the protein MQRRSLGRSGLTVSAPGLGCMGFSEFYGPTDAAAAPAALEAALALGYDFLDTADLYGHGRNEELLGRVLKGRRDRVVLATKFGIVRREGSSERRIDNSPAYLAAACEASLRRLGVETIDLYYCHRRDPSVPIPEMVGAMARLVEAGKVRALGLSEVSPETLRAAHAVHPIAAVQTEYSLWSREPEQGLLAACRELGVALVAYSPLGRGFLTGALDVDTLAPDDFRRGNPRFQGEALAQNRRLAEALGAFACERGATSGQVALAWLMARSPDVIPIPGTRRPERLAENAAAADLALSASDIAALDALFAPGAAAGARYAPGGMAGIESAAG
- a CDS encoding acyltransferase, with translation MLPFLRRTPPAPPTPPAAPEERLTALDRLRGALVGLVVLHHAVLAYCSFGHVDRAHYALSTAPIVDPQRWGGFDRLVLLDDAFFMPLLFGLSGLFVRDGLERKGAGAYLRGRARRLGLPFAVAVTTLMPLAYYPSYLQAGGRPGFAAFWVRTVTTGPWPSGPPWFIGVLLAFDAAAAVLFVLRTRDRPGRARAPGRGFLLLVGLSGLAYLPLLLAVGPARWVGIGPLAIQASRIGLYAAYFATGVALGRGGRPALLDVGRALAARWRPWGLLALAAGAALVAAAAIGSRLPAREALALAGAARTVFCAAAALALPALFLRFGGRRSAAWDSLSANAFAIYLLHYPAVTWAQAALLGLPLGAPLKGAVVFVVAFAASWAGAWALRRIPPVRKVL